A part of Clostridium novyi genomic DNA contains:
- a CDS encoding MFS transporter, producing the protein MFNFLKSSPEKSRLPEEKIASTYKLYRIRMFLMIFIGYTGYYLVRKNFAVASPFLMTHFDFSKTQIGLISSGLAIAYGLSKFILGGLSDKSNVKYFIGIGLLASSIVSILMGFTSSVWLFLILMIFNGFFQGMGAPPCSIVIGKWFSQRERGLKMGIWNTSHNIGGGLIAPIATLSLLIFGEQHFQSIFFVPAAICIAIALFVFFIGADTPASVGLPPIEEFNNDYPEVKEEANPTNLSSKEIMIKYVLKNKYVWYLALANIFVYLIRQGIVNWIPIYLKQEKGFSIANANSAMFLFEYAAIPASILLGWLSDVLFKGKRAPLSIICMIGVIIATLAYWQTSNYLVTMISVAFIGCFIYGPQLLIGMNLIDVVPSFAVGSATGFSGLCGYLCGELMADLVLGFIADKFGWNGAFIFIMIGAVIALILLSLTLKIKKNDNKDLALDA; encoded by the coding sequence ATGTTTAATTTTCTAAAATCTTCACCAGAAAAAAGTAGACTTCCAGAAGAAAAAATAGCATCTACATACAAACTTTATCGTATTCGTATGTTTTTAATGATTTTTATAGGCTACACTGGATATTATTTAGTTAGAAAAAACTTTGCAGTAGCATCACCATTTTTAATGACTCATTTTGATTTTAGCAAAACTCAAATAGGTTTAATTAGTAGTGGACTTGCTATAGCATACGGTTTAAGTAAATTCATTTTGGGTGGTTTATCAGATAAATCTAATGTAAAATACTTTATAGGAATAGGTCTTTTGGCTTCTTCTATAGTTAGTATTTTAATGGGATTTACTAGTTCAGTTTGGTTATTTTTAATACTTATGATATTCAACGGATTTTTCCAAGGTATGGGGGCGCCTCCATGTTCAATAGTTATTGGAAAATGGTTCTCTCAAAGGGAAAGAGGACTTAAAATGGGTATTTGGAATACATCACATAATATTGGTGGTGGACTTATTGCTCCAATAGCTACTTTATCCTTATTAATATTTGGAGAACAACATTTTCAAAGTATTTTCTTTGTTCCAGCTGCTATTTGTATAGCAATTGCACTTTTCGTATTCTTTATTGGAGCTGATACTCCTGCATCTGTTGGACTACCTCCTATTGAAGAATTCAATAATGATTATCCTGAAGTTAAAGAAGAGGCTAATCCAACTAATTTATCATCAAAAGAAATAATGATTAAATATGTTCTTAAAAATAAATATGTTTGGTATCTAGCTTTAGCTAATATTTTTGTTTATTTAATAAGACAAGGTATCGTTAACTGGATTCCAATATACTTAAAACAAGAAAAAGGTTTTTCAATTGCAAATGCTAACTCTGCTATGTTCTTATTTGAATATGCTGCTATTCCAGCTTCAATACTACTTGGTTGGCTTTCAGATGTATTATTCAAAGGAAAGAGAGCTCCACTTAGCATTATTTGTATGATTGGTGTTATAATAGCAACATTAGCTTACTGGCAAACTTCTAATTACTTAGTAACTATGATATCTGTTGCATTTATAGGATGCTTTATTTATGGTCCTCAATTATTAATAGGTATGAATTTAATAGATGTTGTTCCAAGCTTTGCAGTTGGTTCAGCTACTGGATTTTCAGGGCTTTGTGGTTATCTATGTGGAGAACTTATGGCTGATTTAGTCCTTGGATTTATAGCCGATAAGTTTGGATGGAATGGTGCATTTATCTTTATAATGATTGGTGCTGTAATAGCTCTTATTCTATTATCACTAACATTAAAAATAAAGAAAAATGACAATAAAGATCTTGCGTTAGATGCATAA
- the aroD gene encoding type I 3-dehydroquinate dehydratase, with protein MATVKIREVILGEGIPKICVPLIGKDIEELEREAKFLNDEEFDLVEIRADFFEDIYDMAKVRNAIYRIRQILKDTPILFTFRSFREGGEQEVSDEFYFKLNTEVSKMGLIDAIDIELFNEEIKILELVKIAHENKIKVIMSNHDFYKTPKNQEIISRLLKMQQLGADVTKIAVMAKCSSDVLELLKATDEMKLKHAYRPFITIAMDGYGVISRISGEIFGSSVTFGAVKNVSAPGQLNIKELKKILRLIHEELK; from the coding sequence ATGGCAACTGTAAAAATAAGAGAAGTTATATTAGGAGAAGGTATTCCAAAGATATGTGTTCCTTTGATTGGAAAAGATATTGAAGAATTAGAACGAGAAGCTAAATTTCTTAATGATGAGGAGTTTGATTTAGTTGAAATACGTGCTGATTTTTTTGAAGATATATATGATATGGCGAAAGTTAGGAATGCAATTTATAGAATTAGACAAATACTTAAAGATACGCCTATACTATTTACATTTAGAAGTTTTAGAGAAGGGGGAGAGCAAGAGGTAAGTGATGAATTTTATTTCAAACTTAATACAGAAGTTTCTAAGATGGGACTTATAGATGCTATAGATATAGAGTTATTTAATGAAGAAATTAAAATATTAGAATTAGTGAAAATAGCTCATGAAAACAAAATTAAGGTAATTATGTCTAATCATGATTTTTATAAAACTCCTAAAAATCAGGAGATTATATCTCGACTATTAAAAATGCAACAACTTGGAGCGGATGTAACAAAAATCGCTGTAATGGCAAAATGTTCATCAGATGTATTAGAACTTCTTAAGGCAACAGATGAAATGAAATTAAAACATGCATATCGTCCATTTATTACCATAGCTATGGATGGATATGGTGTAATAAGTCGTATATCGGGGGAGATTTTTGGTTCATCAGTAACTTTTGGAGCTGTAAAAAATGTTTCAGCGCCAGGACAATTAAATATAAAAGAACTTAAGAAAATTTTAAGATTAATACATGAAGAATTGAAGTAA
- the brnQ gene encoding branched-chain amino acid transport system II carrier protein encodes MNNLSKKNLLLISLMLFSLFFGAGNLIFPPFLGQLSGGNTWIAMGGFFVTAVGFPILGVIAVAKSGGLHELSKKVHGTFAIIFTILIYLSIGPCLGIPRAGSLPFEMAVAPFLPKGLISNTLALFLYTLIFFLVAYWLCLTPTKLVNRMGKVLTPALLTLITGIFIASLFKPLGKYGEATAEYITSPLVKGFLDGYLTMDTIAALNFGIVISLAVKEKGVNGKKAIVSNSIKAGLIAGILLIVIYSMLAHLGATSGGRFGQTANGAQTLANIMLYIFGKPGVILLAVTFTLACLTTCIGLITSCSQYFTTIFPKVKYITFVRGLTFSSMILANMGLTKILSVSIPVLDAIYPIAIVLIILSMVDGLFGESPVVYIFTIVFTSVISVLYALSGVGLKFGFIDQLCNKLPLYSQRLGWVVPSALGFIFGIVLKIIKDRLHEKTLDVNNAR; translated from the coding sequence ATGAATAATTTATCAAAAAAGAATTTACTACTTATAAGTTTAATGTTATTTTCATTGTTTTTTGGTGCAGGTAATTTAATATTTCCACCATTTTTAGGTCAATTATCAGGAGGAAATACGTGGATTGCTATGGGAGGATTCTTTGTTACAGCAGTGGGTTTTCCAATACTTGGTGTAATAGCTGTAGCAAAATCAGGTGGACTTCATGAATTGTCAAAAAAGGTTCATGGCACTTTTGCAATTATATTCACTATTTTAATATATCTTTCAATAGGTCCATGCCTTGGAATACCTAGGGCAGGAAGCTTACCTTTTGAAATGGCAGTAGCACCTTTTTTACCAAAGGGACTTATATCAAATACATTAGCATTATTTTTATATACACTTATATTTTTTTTAGTGGCATATTGGCTATGCTTAACACCAACAAAGCTTGTAAATCGTATGGGAAAAGTACTAACACCTGCATTATTGACATTAATAACTGGCATATTTATAGCAAGTTTATTTAAACCATTGGGTAAATATGGGGAAGCTACAGCAGAATATATAACTTCACCTCTTGTTAAAGGATTTTTAGATGGATATTTAACAATGGATACAATAGCAGCTTTAAACTTTGGAATAGTAATTTCTTTAGCTGTAAAGGAAAAAGGAGTTAATGGTAAAAAAGCTATAGTTTCAAATTCTATAAAAGCAGGATTAATAGCAGGGATTTTGTTAATAGTTATTTATTCTATGCTTGCACATTTAGGAGCAACAAGTGGAGGAAGATTTGGTCAAACAGCTAATGGAGCTCAAACATTAGCAAATATAATGTTATATATCTTTGGAAAACCAGGAGTAATATTATTAGCAGTAACATTTACTCTAGCTTGTTTAACAACTTGTATTGGATTAATAACTTCATGTAGTCAATATTTTACAACTATATTTCCAAAAGTTAAATATATAACTTTCGTAAGAGGACTTACATTCTCAAGTATGATTCTTGCAAATATGGGACTTACAAAAATACTTTCAGTATCTATACCTGTATTAGATGCTATTTATCCTATAGCTATAGTACTTATAATACTTTCTATGGTAGATGGATTGTTTGGAGAAAGTCCTGTTGTTTATATTTTTACTATAGTATTTACTAGTGTTATAAGTGTATTATATGCATTAAGTGGTGTGGGATTAAAGTTTGGATTTATAGATCAATTATGTAATAAGTTGCCTCTTTATTCCCAAAGACTTGGATGGGTTGTGCCTTCAGCTTTAGGTTTTATATTTGGAATAGTTTTAAAGATAATTAAAGATAGATTACATGAAAAAACATTAGATGTGAATAATGCTAGATAG
- a CDS encoding phosphoribosylanthranilate isomerase has translation MIKQIYSIIKFHEAVETMDAGADNIGLVPMQNAGIPAHRVPLDVVEQIFTEARKRGVTCVSIALSNIPEEIIEIAKESKPDILHVSGDKYAVTEEFVGEFRRQCPGIKLMQAVSVRGKESIDEAILYSKYVDYIILDTGLAADTGIGASGKTHDWNISEEIVKAVNVPVILAGGLGVDNVEAAIRKVKPYGVDSLTKTSIMGENGHMRKDIAKVKEFCEIANRVGNELGL, from the coding sequence ATGATTAAACAGATATATTCTATTATAAAATTTCATGAAGCAGTTGAAACAATGGATGCTGGTGCTGATAATATTGGGTTAGTTCCAATGCAAAATGCAGGAATTCCAGCTCATCGTGTACCTCTTGATGTAGTAGAACAAATCTTTACAGAGGCAAGAAAAAGAGGGGTAACTTGTGTATCTATAGCATTATCTAATATTCCAGAAGAAATTATTGAAATTGCAAAAGAAAGTAAGCCAGATATTCTTCATGTTAGTGGAGATAAATATGCAGTAACTGAAGAGTTTGTAGGGGAATTTCGCAGACAATGTCCTGGTATAAAGTTAATGCAAGCTGTTTCAGTTAGGGGAAAAGAGTCTATAGATGAGGCTATTTTATATTCAAAATATGTTGACTATATAATTTTAGATACTGGACTTGCAGCTGATACTGGTATTGGTGCTTCGGGAAAAACTCATGATTGGAATATATCTGAGGAAATTGTAAAGGCAGTTAATGTTCCAGTAATTCTTGCAGGAGGTCTTGGTGTAGATAATGTAGAAGCTGCTATTCGTAAAGTTAAGCCTTATGGTGTTGATTCTTTAACTAAAACTTCAATAATGGGGGAAAATGGTCATATGAGAAAGGATATAGCCAAGGTAAAAGAATTTTGTGAAATTGCAAATAGGGTTGGAAATGAATTAGGATTATAG
- a CDS encoding PfkB family carbohydrate kinase translates to MENYVVILGTAIMDVTGFSSKAIILGDKNSECFVKLSSGGAARNIAENMARLGLNTKLITVIGDDVFGYKIKKDCENAGIDLSYANTILGEKSATYISLIDGNGDMQVGLTDLHIRKEYTIDFIKTRIEVFKSAQIIVITPEVPIEIIRYIHKNCPSVSIMADVASVDLAENVKKNFGVFHTIKANNHEILALTGIKVTDDKKLEEAADYLIKKGTRVCLFTMGSKGVFYKNKDGTVIRISTRKINHVISVTGAGDAFTAGYLYSLQNNKDINYSLQFAMGMALATIFYDKANNPNITPELAYNTYLKYKN, encoded by the coding sequence ATGGAAAATTATGTTGTAATTTTAGGAACTGCAATTATGGATGTAACAGGATTTTCATCTAAGGCCATTATATTAGGTGACAAAAATTCAGAATGTTTTGTTAAATTAAGTTCTGGTGGTGCTGCACGAAATATAGCTGAGAATATGGCAAGACTTGGCTTAAATACAAAATTAATAACGGTAATTGGTGATGATGTCTTTGGATATAAAATAAAAAAGGATTGTGAAAATGCAGGGATTGATTTATCATACGCAAATACTATATTAGGTGAAAAATCGGCTACTTATATATCTTTAATTGATGGAAATGGTGATATGCAGGTTGGACTTACTGATTTACATATACGTAAAGAGTATACTATTGATTTTATTAAAACAAGAATTGAGGTTTTTAAAAGTGCACAAATAATAGTTATTACACCTGAGGTACCTATTGAAATAATAAGATATATTCATAAAAATTGTCCTAGTGTTTCAATTATGGCAGACGTAGCATCTGTTGATTTAGCTGAAAATGTGAAGAAAAATTTTGGGGTTTTTCATACCATAAAAGCAAATAATCATGAGATTTTAGCATTAACAGGAATAAAAGTAACTGATGATAAAAAATTAGAAGAAGCAGCGGATTATTTAATAAAAAAAGGTACAAGGGTATGTTTGTTTACTATGGGGAGTAAAGGTGTTTTTTATAAAAATAAAGATGGAACAGTAATTAGAATATCAACTAGAAAAATTAATCATGTAATAAGTGTAACAGGTGCTGGAGATGCATTTACTGCTGGATATCTTTATTCTTTACAAAACAATAAAGATATTAATTATTCATTACAATTTGCAATGGGAATGGCTTTGGCTACTATTTTTTATGATAAAGCTAATAATCCTAATATAACTCCTGAACTTGCTTATAATACTTATTTGAAATATAAAAATTAA